The following proteins are co-located in the Pedobacter sp. FW305-3-2-15-E-R2A2 genome:
- a CDS encoding M57 family metalloprotease: MKNLKSNNFSYGKLFYLILLSVLITSSCKKESADPNANNPQKDEKLYNALLMNGIKAEHIKESAEYYLVEGDMLFKKHKTDINKVNDYFISKNNSIVLPEASSSSTGAKGKLSVLQGNQLSQWRSTNYISSIKVENIRVYYDYPSGFNSLWGSAWITALKNWENIPDCKISFYNDYQPAPLNAENSITIVAGIDGLPAYAAAEFPNSDFSAGYRIRINTTSLTASLSESQKVFLLTHELGHCLGFRHTNWSSDGESQLPYGSVLIPGTPSSDASSIMNSASAFSGVPNWSSFSTFDIVAAKTLYPYTTYDKWINDVGYFVIYNNDIPPVIQWNTSLVSTGTVSIELLQFGQSKGLIAQNIPNNGSYSVDYSSRVEGGFTKKGVQLKIISDSNPAINDLTKMFYFSQD, from the coding sequence ATGAAAAACCTAAAATCTAATAATTTCTCCTATGGGAAATTATTCTATCTGATCTTACTTTCAGTCTTAATCACCTCTTCTTGTAAAAAAGAATCAGCTGATCCAAACGCCAATAATCCTCAAAAAGATGAAAAGCTCTATAATGCCTTACTTATGAATGGCATTAAAGCTGAACACATTAAAGAAAGCGCTGAGTATTATTTAGTGGAAGGAGATATGTTGTTTAAGAAACACAAAACCGACATTAATAAAGTTAATGACTATTTTATATCGAAAAACAATTCGATAGTATTGCCAGAGGCCAGTTCTTCAAGTACTGGAGCAAAAGGAAAGTTGTCGGTTTTGCAAGGAAATCAACTATCACAATGGCGGTCAACAAATTATATTTCCTCTATAAAAGTTGAAAATATAAGGGTCTATTATGATTATCCCTCCGGCTTTAATTCTTTATGGGGATCGGCATGGATTACAGCATTGAAAAACTGGGAGAATATTCCTGATTGTAAAATTAGCTTTTATAACGACTATCAACCAGCCCCCTTAAATGCTGAAAATTCTATTACTATTGTCGCCGGAATTGATGGCCTGCCAGCATACGCTGCTGCAGAATTCCCGAATAGTGATTTTTCAGCAGGTTACAGAATTCGTATTAATACAACGAGTTTAACAGCTTCTTTATCTGAATCACAAAAGGTCTTTTTACTAACTCATGAGCTTGGTCACTGTTTAGGATTCAGGCATACTAACTGGAGCAGTGATGGGGAATCACAGCTTCCATATGGTAGTGTTCTTATACCTGGAACCCCCTCTTCGGATGCTTCGTCAATTATGAATTCCGCAAGTGCTTTTTCTGGTGTGCCCAACTGGTCATCATTCTCAACATTTGATATTGTTGCAGCCAAAACCTTGTATCCTTATACCACATATGATAAATGGATAAATGATGTGGGTTATTTTGTAATATACAATAACGACATCCCTCCAGTAATACAGTGGAATACAAGTTTGGTTAGTACAGGAACGGTTTCAATAGAATTATTGCAGTTTGGGCAGAGCAAAGGTCTTATTGCTCAAAATATTCCTAATAATGGATCTTATAGTGTAGATTATTCGTCTCGCGTTGAAGGTGGATTTACAAAAAAAGGGGTACAGCTTAAGATAATTTCTGATAGCAATCCAGCAATTAATGATTTGACTAAAATGTTCTATTTCTCGCAGGATTAG